The Salvelinus fontinalis isolate EN_2023a chromosome 32, ASM2944872v1, whole genome shotgun sequence nucleotide sequence GGCATTTCGTTTTCTTTGAAGCCTCCTTGAATTGGGCGGACATCTGATCCATCCACCCTCCACATGCTGGCTCtcagactgtagtctctctccAGGCTTTGTCGATTTAAAGCTGAATATcaatgggcggcaggtagcctagcggtcaagagcgttgggccagtaaccgaaaggccgCTGGTGCAAATTtcagagccaactaggtgaaaaatctgtcgatatgCCCTTGAGCGAGACACTTAACCCTAAtggctcctgtaagtcgctctggataagagcgtctgttaaaaGACTAAAATGTAACATGTAATGATGTCGTCAACAGTACGTATTTGACTGTATTGTGATATAATGATTATCATCTCTCTCCAGTTGAATGCGATGGCCAACCGGGCGGCTGGAAAAGGCTATGAGAACGAGGACCACTACACCAACATCAAACTGCAGTTCATCGGCATCGAGAACATCCACGTGATGAGGAACAGCCAGCAGAAGATCATTGACGGTAATGAGTTCCTCTTTCTCTTCCAACCACGGCCAACATTCTACTGAACGTCAGTCAGTATTCCTACTCAGTTCATGCACATAGTTGTCAGGTTCATGCATTCCTTTGGGTTGGCTTGTGAATGtcccacattgtgtgtgtgtatgcatgactGACTGCCCTCTCTTCCTGTGTTGACCCTATAGTGGGTGAACTCAAGACTCCCTCCATGGGCGACTTCCTGTTGGGGCTGGAGAGCTCCGGTTGGCTGAAGCACATCAAAGCCGTGCTGGACGCAGGCGTCTTCATCGCCAAGGTGATACACACTGGGCAGGGCgcacgagcacacacacgcacacacacacacacaatgggtaTCAATTTCAATAATGTcatactgtgatgtgtgtgtgtgtgtgtaggcggtTGCGGAGGAGGGTATCAGTGTGGTGGTCCACTGTTCGGACGGTTGGGACAGGACGGCCCAGGCCTGCTCTGTAGCCAGTGTTCTCCTGGAGCCTTACTACAGGACTATGAAGGGACTCATGGTAAGGCTTTAGCTTCCGTTCATCACACACTATCTACAGTCTAAATCAGGGCACATACAGACTCTCTTCTACTGTGATCCAATCCAGAGATATATTTAGCACACGTGAGGCCAGTTGTCTGGACCGTGGCGTCTCCATGAAGTATGtgctttagtccaggactagacatCATCTtggtctgggaaactggcccgtCGGGTGCAAGAAAGACTGACTTAATCTCTTCTTCCTGTCTTTTAGCTGCTAATCGAGAGGGACTGGGTGTCGTTCGGTCACAAGTTTTCACACAGGTCAGTCCGTCCCACATGTTTGTCTAAAAACCCAACTCCTAATCACTACCGGTGGCTCGCACATGTGACTGAGCAATACCTCACGAGGCTCTCTGTCTCTGCGATACCTCGGTTGTTCCCATAGCAATATTCTCGACATACTGTCAAGTTGAGGAACAGGGATAGTGAGGATTCCTCCATACACGATCAGTCAGTCACCTGCGTGAACCTTTCTAATTAGTTATTAGAAAGTAGCATTGAGTCGATACGAAACACTTCCCTCACAGTTCTTTAAATCTGCttaaaaggggcaatcagcagtggCGAAAAtagaagcttgttttactccaacgtTTGTAGTTAaagaaaatgtaaacaaacactattaaGCCTCAACTATAATTTTGTTCTTTTGGACGGtcaatccttgcatccatagctctgtctatgaatttgaggggCAGGGAGACCGCTtcgttattgtttctactgctgattgacACTTTAAACTCCTTATAAAAGTGTTTTAAGCCGCAGGCTTTCCTTCTCTGCAGGTACAACCATCTGGAAGGTGATTCTAAGGAGGTGTCCCCAGTGATAGACCAGTTCCTGGAGTGTGTGTggcagctgtcagagcagttccCCTGTGCCTTTGAGTTCAACGAGCGCTTCCTGGTCCAGCTGCACAGACACGTCTACTCCTGCCAGTACGGCAACTTCCTGGGCAACAgccagaaggagaggagggacatgGGGTGAGACTGAGGGCGCCAATGTGACAGAGGTAGTTCAGTGAACCGTGCTTGTGTTACACGAATAACCTTGCCTGAGGCGTGAATACTTGTGTTAGCTCAGCGGGCTAACAACCTTGTGGTTCATAAGGCCGCTACAATCCCATTTCATGCAGGTCTCTGCCTTTCTTACAGCAAGCTCTTCTGTACTGTAACCCCTCTCATGTATCACATCTGGTGTGGTTTTCTCCAACGTTGGCCAGGTTGCGTGAGAGGACTCACTCCCTGTGGCACCAGCTGTGGAAGGACAGGGCACAGTACGCCAACCCCTTGTACAGGGCTGACCACACCCAGACTCAGGGGATGCTACGGCCAAACACCACCCCCTACTGCTTCAAGTGAGTTACTGCACCCTCTCAGTAGACTCACTGGGAAAACAAGAGTGAAAAAGCTAGAAGGTCTGGGACACTGAATGGTTTTTATTGACTTTGTGTCTTTGGGTACATCTGAGACGAAGGGTTGTGGGTTAAAATCCTAAAATCCATCAGATGGTAGCCTGTTGTAGAAAGCACTTTACTTTATAGTACAGTTTAGATCCAGAGGGTTTGTTCAATAGTTGTAGTACGGTGTATCTTGTCTCCAAGGATGTGGAAGGGCATGTATAACCGCGTGGAGAAGAGCGCGCCCCCACGCCAGACGCCCACTGACTTACTGACAGCTGTCAGGGAGGAGACTCAGCAGCTGGAGGAGGAGCTGACCAATCACCAGGAGGTAGCACCGGGAGGGACGGCCAACCCGGGCACCAAACAAGGCATACAGACACGCTCGCGTAACGCTCCCAATGAACGCTGCCCTTTAAGGCCAATTTAAGTTTAGCAATGTATTATTATCATTATGAATTACTATTAACTAGTTTATGCTGTTTTAACAACTATATTGTTGGGTTTTTACAGGGGAGGGGGCAAACACCAAGTCAAAGATAAGTTGAAGAAAATGTGTCTCAGAGGGGCGTTCAACAGGAGGGTTTCCGTTACATGTACAGTAGTCTGCTAGTAGTCTATAGACATAGTGATTCATTCATATTCTATCCCAGACTTACTGGTAACACTTGTCTTTTCATTTTTTCATCTGTCCATCTTCCAGAGGATTGCAGCCCTGACGAAGGGGGATCAAACTAAGGGTAATGCGGATCAGAAGACCAACAAAGTGTGTGAGGAAGAATGCAGGCCAGGTGGGCTGGCTCCTCCCACTGGAGATGGCCCCTTCACTAGCCCCCCTCAGGACTATTTTCCCTCCCAGGGGGGGCCCCCGGGCCCAGCTATGACCCTGCTCTTGGGGCCCTCCAAGGGCCCTGGCCCCGACGACCTCTCCTCGGCTTGCAGCGACATGGAATCAGGCGTGGCCGACCTCAGCAGCCCCGACGACAGTAAGGACCCCGACGAGGCCGTCTACTGCACGGCCTGAGCAAAAATGGCGATCAATGAGGGGCTTGTCGGAGGGGGGGTTGCCTTGACAATTGAATATCACAGAGGTCTCTGTTTTGAGACGGGGCCAATTGGACTGGATTTGACTTGTGATCCTTTTGTTCTGTTTTGTGTGTAGTTAGTATCTGAGCACAACGTGAGCACCTGCCGGGTATTGTGGTAACACTGGGTAGCTGTAGTGGATGTTTGAACCCCATACTAGTGTAAAATGTGAACAAAAATATTCCAGGACCAAACGTTTACAGCAAAGGCAAAATACTGGTGTGTGCAATATTTTGTCTTAAGC carries:
- the LOC129830781 gene encoding myotubularin-related protein 7-like isoform X1 is translated as MMEHIRTPKVENVRLIDRTAPRKATVGTLYLSATHTIFVENNPETRRETWVLHSMVASVERPPTTPSGSHLVVHTKNFQVVQLLIPQERDAMDVQASLARLSRPEKYSELYCLSINPNANKEEREESWSFLDLQADYRRMGVPNNLWVSTPANSEYRVCDTYPSELFVPKSATPPVIVGSSKFRSRGRLPVLTYFHQDTLAAICRCSQPLSGFSARSQEDEQMLEAIMKSNPSSDYIYVVDTRPKLNAMANRAAGKGYENEDHYTNIKLQFIGIENIHVMRNSQQKIIDVGELKTPSMGDFLLGLESSGWLKHIKAVLDAGVFIAKAVAEEGISVVVHCSDGWDRTAQACSVASVLLEPYYRTMKGLMLLIERDWVSFGHKFSHRYNHLEGDSKEVSPVIDQFLECVWQLSEQFPCAFEFNERFLVQLHRHVYSCQYGNFLGNSQKERRDMGLRERTHSLWHQLWKDRAQYANPLYRADHTQTQGMLRPNTTPYCFKMWKGMYNRVEKSAPPRQTPTDLLTAVREETQQLEEELTNHQERIAALTKGDQTKGNADQKTNKVCEEECRPGGLAPPTGDGPFTSPPQDYFPSQGGPPGPAMTLLLGPSKGPGPDDLSSACSDMESGVADLSSPDDSKDPDEAVYCTA
- the LOC129830781 gene encoding myotubularin-related protein 7-like isoform X2, with the translated sequence MMEHIRTPKVENVRLIDRTAPRKATVGTLYLSATHTIFVENNPETRRETWVLHSMVASVERPPTTPSGSHLVVHTKNFQVVQLLIPQERDAMDVQASLARLSRPEKYSELYCLSINPNANKEEREESWSFLDLQADYRRMGVPNNLWVSTPANSEYRVCDTYPSELFVPKSATPPVIVGSSKFRSRGRLPVLTYFHQDTLAAICRCSQPLSGFSARSQEDEQMLEAIMKSNPSSDYIYVVDTRPKLNAMANRAAGKGYENEDHYTNIKLQFIGIENIHVMRNSQQKIIDVGELKTPSMGDFLLGLESSGWLKHIKAVLDAGVFIAKAVAEEGISVVVHCSDGWDRTAQACSVASVLLEPYYRTMKGLMLLIERDWVSFGHKFSHRYNHLEGDSKEVSPVIDQFLECVWQLSEQFPCAFEFNERFLVQLHRHVYSCQYGNFLGNSQKERRDMGLRERTHSLWHQLWKDRAQYANPLYRADHTQTQGMLRPNTTPYCFKMWKGMYNRVEKSAPPRQTPTDLLTAVREETQQLEEELTNHQEVAPGGTANPGTKQEDCSPDEGGSN
- the LOC129830781 gene encoding myotubularin-related protein 7-like isoform X3; translation: MGVPNNLWVSTPANSEYRVCDTYPSELFVPKSATPPVIVGSSKFRSRGRLPVLTYFHQDTLAAICRCSQPLSGFSARSQEDEQMLEAIMKSNPSSDYIYVVDTRPKLNAMANRAAGKGYENEDHYTNIKLQFIGIENIHVMRNSQQKIIDVGELKTPSMGDFLLGLESSGWLKHIKAVLDAGVFIAKAVAEEGISVVVHCSDGWDRTAQACSVASVLLEPYYRTMKGLMLLIERDWVSFGHKFSHRYNHLEGDSKEVSPVIDQFLECVWQLSEQFPCAFEFNERFLVQLHRHVYSCQYGNFLGNSQKERRDMGLRERTHSLWHQLWKDRAQYANPLYRADHTQTQGMLRPNTTPYCFKMWKGMYNRVEKSAPPRQTPTDLLTAVREETQQLEEELTNHQERIAALTKGDQTKGNADQKTNKVCEEECRPGGLAPPTGDGPFTSPPQDYFPSQGGPPGPAMTLLLGPSKGPGPDDLSSACSDMESGVADLSSPDDSKDPDEAVYCTA